The proteins below are encoded in one region of Bacteroides uniformis:
- a CDS encoding TIGR01212 family radical SAM protein (This family includes YhcC from E. coli K-12, an uncharacterized radical SAM protein.) — METKSTLYNEFPLFLKRYFSYKVQKISLNAGFTCPNRDGNKGVGGCTYCNNQTFNPDYCRTEKSITRQLEEGKQFFAHKYPEMKYLAYFQAYTNTYGELEDLKRKYEEALSADGVVGLVIGTRPDCMPDSLLDYLEEMNRHTFLLVEYGIESTDDKTLCRINRGHTFHAAADAVERTASRGILTGGHVILGLPGETHESIVAQAGVLSRLPLTTLKMHQLQLIRGTRMALEYRQHPEDFHLFDVEEYIGLVIDYIEHLRPDLVLERFVSQSPKELLIAPDWGLKNYEFNHRVQKRMKELGAYQGKKYEM; from the coding sequence ATGGAAACCAAATCTACGCTCTATAATGAGTTCCCTCTTTTTCTGAAGCGATATTTTTCCTATAAGGTACAGAAAATATCGCTGAATGCCGGTTTTACGTGCCCCAACCGGGATGGAAACAAAGGAGTCGGCGGTTGCACCTATTGTAACAACCAGACCTTCAACCCCGATTATTGCCGTACGGAGAAATCCATTACCCGCCAGCTGGAAGAGGGCAAGCAGTTCTTTGCACACAAATATCCGGAGATGAAGTATCTCGCCTATTTCCAGGCCTATACCAATACGTATGGCGAACTGGAAGACCTGAAGCGGAAATACGAGGAAGCCTTGTCGGCAGACGGGGTGGTGGGCCTGGTCATCGGCACCCGTCCTGACTGTATGCCCGACAGCCTGCTGGACTATCTGGAGGAGATGAACCGGCATACATTCCTCTTAGTGGAGTACGGCATAGAGAGTACCGACGACAAGACACTTTGCCGCATCAACCGCGGGCATACTTTTCATGCCGCCGCCGATGCGGTGGAAAGAACCGCTTCACGCGGAATCCTGACCGGTGGGCATGTCATACTCGGACTGCCGGGCGAGACGCACGAAAGCATCGTGGCACAAGCCGGTGTATTGTCCCGCCTGCCACTCACTACCTTGAAGATGCACCAGTTGCAACTGATAAGGGGTACCCGCATGGCTCTGGAGTACCGGCAGCATCCTGAAGATTTTCATCTGTTTGATGTGGAGGAATATATCGGCCTCGTGATAGACTATATCGAGCATCTGCGGCCGGATTTGGTGCTGGAGCGTTTTGTCTCCCAGTCTCCTAAGGAACTGCTCATTGCACCCGACTGGGGACTGAAAAATTATGAATTTAATCATCGGGTTCAAAAAAGAATGAAAGAACTCGGTGCATATCAGGGAAAGAAGTATGAAATGTGA
- the nagB gene encoding glucosamine-6-phosphate deaminase produces the protein MRLIIQPDYQSVSKWAAHYVAAKIKAAHPTPEKPFVLGCPTGSSPLGMYKELIDLNKKGIVSFQNVVTFNMDEYVGLPKEHPESYYSFMWNNFFSHIDIKPENTNILNGNAADLDAECARYEEKIKSYGGIDLFMGGIGPDGHIAFNEPGSSLSSRTRQKTLTTDTIIANSRFFDNDVNKVPKTALTVGVGTVLSAREVMIIVNGHNKARALYHAVEGPVMQMWTISALQMHEKGIIVCDDAATEELKVGTYRYFKDIEAEHLDAESLLK, from the coding sequence ATGAGACTAATCATTCAACCGGATTATCAATCCGTATCAAAGTGGGCGGCACATTATGTGGCTGCCAAGATCAAGGCCGCTCATCCGACACCTGAAAAACCGTTTGTATTGGGATGCCCCACCGGTTCTTCTCCGTTGGGCATGTACAAGGAACTTATCGACCTGAACAAGAAAGGCATCGTGTCTTTCCAGAACGTAGTGACTTTCAATATGGACGAGTATGTAGGTTTGCCCAAGGAACATCCCGAAAGCTACTATTCCTTTATGTGGAACAACTTCTTCAGCCATATAGACATCAAGCCGGAGAACACCAATATCCTGAACGGCAACGCTGCCGACCTGGATGCCGAGTGTGCACGCTATGAAGAAAAAATCAAGTCCTACGGCGGCATCGACCTCTTCATGGGCGGTATCGGTCCCGACGGACATATCGCTTTCAACGAGCCGGGTTCTTCCCTTTCGTCACGCACCCGCCAGAAGACATTGACTACCGATACCATCATTGCCAACTCCCGTTTCTTTGACAACGACGTGAACAAGGTGCCCAAGACTGCCCTGACCGTCGGTGTGGGTACTGTGCTTAGCGCCCGCGAGGTAATGATTATCGTAAACGGACACAACAAGGCACGTGCCCTCTATCATGCAGTCGAGGGTCCCGTGATGCAGATGTGGACTATCAGCGCCTTGCAGATGCACGAAAAGGGTATCATCGTTTGTGACGATGCGGCCACCGAAGAATTGAAGGTGGGTACTTACCGCTACTTCAAGGATATTGAGGCAGAGCACCTGGATGCGGAAAGCTTGCTGAAATAA
- a CDS encoding ROK family protein, which translates to MATIALDIGGTKIASAIFFPDGSMMFNRKRLLKGRTGHEVGKLAADILAKLLTVARRSRIHVDGIGVCIPGIVYSQTNRVWAPNIPGWDNYPLYEELRSVTPPGIEIYIDSDRTCYMYGEMWQGAAKECHSAIFIAVGTGIGAGIIIDGHVLHGANDIIGATGWMALQPPYREEYDACGCFEYYASGNGIGARVRDAVRANKAYKGKLRQKPICRISAYDVFSAYNEKDPIAISVLHKAVEMWGMASANLVSLLNPQKIIWGGGVFGPAGIFIDDIYKEACKWAQPLSIKQVEFVPSQLSGNAGLIGAAFLAIKNHLYE; encoded by the coding sequence ATGGCAACAATCGCATTGGACATAGGCGGCACAAAAATAGCCAGCGCCATTTTCTTTCCGGACGGAAGCATGATGTTTAACCGCAAACGGCTCCTGAAAGGAAGAACCGGACACGAAGTGGGCAAGCTCGCCGCGGATATCCTCGCCAAACTTCTTACCGTAGCACGCAGAAGCCGTATACACGTCGACGGAATAGGTGTCTGCATCCCCGGTATCGTTTACTCCCAAACCAACCGGGTATGGGCCCCCAACATACCGGGCTGGGACAACTACCCCCTCTATGAGGAGCTGCGCAGTGTAACGCCTCCGGGCATCGAGATATACATCGACAGCGACCGTACCTGCTATATGTATGGAGAGATGTGGCAAGGTGCCGCCAAAGAATGTCACAGTGCCATATTCATTGCCGTGGGAACCGGTATCGGTGCCGGCATCATCATCGACGGGCACGTGTTGCACGGAGCCAACGACATTATCGGCGCCACCGGCTGGATGGCCCTGCAACCTCCCTACCGGGAAGAGTATGACGCATGCGGATGTTTCGAATATTACGCTTCCGGCAATGGTATCGGGGCACGGGTACGCGATGCCGTACGCGCCAACAAGGCATACAAAGGAAAACTGCGCCAGAAACCCATCTGCCGCATATCGGCCTATGATGTGTTCAGTGCCTATAATGAAAAAGACCCTATCGCAATCTCCGTATTGCACAAAGCCGTCGAGATGTGGGGCATGGCTTCCGCAAATCTGGTCAGCCTGCTCAACCCGCAGAAGATAATTTGGGGCGGAGGCGTCTTCGGCCCTGCCGGTATCTTTATAGATGACATTTACAAGGAAGCCTGCAAATGGGCGCAGCCGCTCAGCATCAAGCAGGTGGAATTTGTACCTTCTCAGTTGTCCGGTAATGCCGGACTGATAGGAGCAGCGTTTCTTGCCATCAAAAATCACTTGTATGAGTAA
- a CDS encoding sugar isomerase domain-containing protein, which produces MLALEWLKNAHGIMEKLEATQLENIKKAATVMADSIEAGRWVHTFGCGHATIPVEEMYPRIGSFVGFHPLCELPLTFFTQIIGQMGIHQFLFLERAEGYGQEIMKNYDFDSKDCMWIFSHTGINAVNIDMALEAKKRGMKVIVYGSASETGDKASRHSSGKNLFQLADIVVDSCVPLVDASVPLKNHFDKVGPLSTLSFVTMVWMTITTVAEILADRGVHLYIHPSHNVPGDTTAHERLDAAIAEYQRKVKCL; this is translated from the coding sequence ATGTTAGCACTCGAATGGTTAAAGAATGCCCATGGCATTATGGAAAAACTGGAGGCTACCCAGTTGGAAAACATCAAAAAAGCAGCCACTGTTATGGCAGATTCCATCGAAGCCGGTCGTTGGGTCCACACGTTTGGTTGCGGCCACGCAACAATTCCCGTAGAAGAAATGTATCCGCGTATCGGCAGCTTTGTAGGATTCCACCCGCTTTGCGAATTGCCTCTGACATTCTTCACGCAGATTATCGGCCAGATGGGTATTCACCAGTTCCTCTTCCTGGAACGGGCAGAAGGCTACGGCCAGGAAATCATGAAGAACTATGATTTTGATTCCAAAGACTGTATGTGGATTTTCTCACATACCGGTATCAATGCCGTCAATATAGACATGGCATTGGAAGCCAAGAAGCGCGGCATGAAAGTTATCGTATACGGTTCGGCCAGCGAAACGGGCGACAAGGCCAGCCGTCACTCCAGCGGAAAGAACCTCTTCCAGTTGGCAGATATCGTAGTGGATTCCTGCGTTCCCCTGGTAGACGCCTCCGTACCTTTGAAGAACCACTTCGACAAGGTAGGTCCGTTGTCTACATTGAGTTTCGTCACCATGGTATGGATGACCATCACTACCGTTGCCGAAATCCTTGCCGACCGTGGCGTACACTTGTACATCCATCCGTCGCACAACGTTCCGGGTGACACAACCGCCCACGAACGACTGGATGCAGCCATTGCAGAATATCAAAGAAAAGTCAAGTGCTTGTAA
- a CDS encoding MFS transporter, which yields MSNSYHKNLVFTAACIGMCFFGVSMITLGAVLPSLIAKLNLSGLQTTSLVTFLPLGMLAGSLIFGPIVDRFGHKALLVPSCIIVLLGMEGLAFFESVPLLQASIVGIGLGGGILNGETNALVSDISGESEKGSRLSFLGMFYGLGALGIPMLLGSLSRHYSFETILLGIGVVMLAGIIFCIPVRFPAPKQAQGFPVKEGLGLLKESSLLLLSFILFFQSGIEGVCNNWSTSYFGQMTDIPANQALIALTCMVAGLTVARMVQVAIFKKIKPETVLPYSLALTAIGFCFLMFSPGFARAAVGMVLVGMGLSATYPVILSILGSRYPSLSGTAFSVALAIALVGQTAMNGLMGMVSQYTNGIGLYPYLMIASLAVMLLLYKRSLK from the coding sequence ATGAGTAACAGTTATCACAAGAATCTCGTATTCACGGCAGCGTGCATCGGGATGTGTTTCTTCGGAGTCTCCATGATTACATTGGGAGCAGTGCTGCCATCCCTCATAGCCAAGCTGAATCTGAGCGGGTTGCAGACAACCTCACTGGTCACTTTCCTGCCTCTGGGCATGCTGGCCGGTTCCCTGATTTTCGGTCCCATCGTAGACCGGTTCGGACATAAAGCCCTGCTGGTGCCCAGCTGCATCATCGTACTGCTGGGGATGGAAGGACTTGCCTTCTTTGAAAGCGTGCCACTGCTGCAAGCTTCCATCGTCGGCATCGGCCTGGGCGGAGGCATCCTCAACGGAGAAACCAATGCATTGGTATCCGACATCTCAGGAGAATCCGAAAAAGGCTCACGCCTCAGTTTTCTGGGCATGTTCTACGGACTGGGCGCATTGGGCATACCAATGTTGCTGGGCTCCCTTTCCAGGCATTATTCATTCGAAACCATCTTACTGGGAATTGGCGTAGTGATGCTTGCGGGCATTATATTCTGTATCCCCGTACGCTTCCCCGCCCCTAAGCAGGCGCAAGGTTTCCCGGTAAAAGAGGGATTGGGACTGCTGAAAGAAAGCAGCTTACTGCTACTCAGCTTCATTCTTTTTTTCCAAAGCGGCATCGAGGGTGTCTGCAACAACTGGTCCACGAGTTACTTTGGGCAGATGACGGATATTCCGGCCAATCAGGCATTGATTGCACTGACCTGCATGGTAGCGGGACTGACCGTGGCACGTATGGTGCAGGTTGCGATATTCAAGAAGATAAAACCGGAAACCGTGCTGCCCTACAGCCTTGCACTCACTGCCATAGGCTTCTGTTTCCTTATGTTCTCGCCGGGGTTTGCACGCGCGGCAGTCGGCATGGTGCTGGTAGGTATGGGGCTGTCGGCCACGTATCCCGTGATACTCAGCATTCTTGGAAGCCGGTACCCGTCCTTATCGGGAACAGCATTCAGCGTGGCGCTTGCCATAGCCCTCGTCGGCCAGACTGCAATGAACGGCCTGATGGGAATGGTTTCCCAATACACCAATGGCATCGGGCTTTATCCTTATCTGATGATTGCCTCACTTGCCGTCATGCTCCTTTTGTATAAACGCTCACTCAAATAA
- a CDS encoding FprA family A-type flavoprotein, with protein sequence MNPKTVIKGKIHYVGVNDRNKHLFEGMWPLPYGVSYNSYLIDDETVALVDTVDICYFEVYLRKIKSIIGERPIQYLIINHMEPDHSGSIRLIKQHYPDIIIVGNKQTFGMIEGFYGVTGEQYMVKDEDFLALGHHKLRFYMTPMVHWPETMMTFDETEGVLFAGDGFGCFGTLDGGFLDTRINLDRYWDEMVRYYSNIVGKYGSPVQKALAKLGGLPISTICSTHGPVWTENIAKVIGIYDKLSRYAADEGVVIAYGSMYGNTEQMAEAIAAELSAQGIKNIVMHNVSKSNPSYIIADIFKYRGLIIGSPTYSNQIYPEIESLLSKILVREVKGRYLGYFGSFCWAGAAVKRMGEFAEKSKFEIVGDPVEMKQAMKDITYEQCENLARAMAERLKKDRK encoded by the coding sequence ATGAACCCAAAAACAGTGATAAAAGGAAAAATCCACTACGTGGGAGTGAATGACCGCAATAAGCATTTGTTTGAAGGCATGTGGCCGTTGCCGTACGGGGTTTCCTACAACTCTTACCTGATAGATGATGAGACGGTCGCTTTGGTCGATACGGTAGACATCTGCTATTTCGAGGTGTATCTGCGCAAGATAAAGAGCATTATCGGCGAGCGCCCCATCCAGTATCTCATCATCAACCATATGGAGCCGGACCATTCGGGCTCTATCCGCCTGATAAAGCAGCATTATCCCGACATCATCATCGTGGGCAACAAGCAGACCTTCGGCATGATAGAGGGCTTTTATGGCGTGACGGGCGAACAGTACATGGTGAAGGACGAGGATTTTCTGGCTTTGGGACATCATAAGCTCCGCTTCTATATGACCCCGATGGTGCACTGGCCCGAGACGATGATGACTTTTGACGAAACGGAAGGAGTCCTTTTCGCCGGTGACGGTTTCGGCTGTTTCGGCACGTTGGACGGAGGGTTCCTGGATACCCGCATCAATCTGGACAGATACTGGGACGAGATGGTGCGCTACTATTCCAACATCGTGGGCAAGTACGGCTCTCCGGTGCAGAAGGCACTTGCCAAGCTGGGCGGTCTGCCCATTTCCACCATCTGCTCCACGCACGGGCCGGTGTGGACGGAAAACATAGCCAAGGTTATCGGCATCTACGACAAGTTGAGCCGCTACGCCGCTGACGAAGGTGTGGTCATTGCCTATGGTTCCATGTACGGCAACACGGAGCAGATGGCGGAAGCCATTGCGGCGGAACTTTCTGCACAAGGCATCAAGAACATCGTGATGCACAATGTGAGCAAGAGCAATCCTTCTTATATCATTGCCGACATATTCAAGTATCGCGGACTTATCATCGGCAGCCCCACCTACAGCAACCAGATTTATCCTGAGATAGAATCCTTGCTCTCCAAGATTCTGGTACGCGAAGTGAAGGGACGTTATCTGGGATACTTCGGATCCTTCTGCTGGGCAGGTGCTGCCGTGAAGCGCATGGGCGAGTTTGCCGAAAAGAGCAAGTTCGAGATTGTGGGCGACCCGGTAGAGATGAAGCAGGCCATGAAGGACATTACTTACGAACAATGCGAAAACCTGGCACGTGCCATGGCAGAGCGTTTGAAGAAGGATAGGAAGTAG
- a CDS encoding ATP-binding protein, with product MELSGRRYPIGIQNFEQLRTRNCVYVDKTELVYKLVNTDQIYFFSRPRRFGKSLLVSTLEAYFQGKKELFEGLAMERLEQEWEVCPVLHVDFSLTKYTELRDLTGQLNLFLSRWEEIYGKKEEEEGAAERLQGIILRAYAKTGKPVVVLIDEYDAPLLDSNSDALLQQQLRNEMRKFFSPLKGLGQYLRFLFITGISKFSQLSIFSELNNLQNISMRDDFSALCGITEEELLTQLKPDIERMAEANDETYEEACLHLKRQYDGYHFSKACADIYNPFSLFNAFNSKEYKNYWFSTGTPTFLIDILRHADFDVRALEGVEATDEQFDAPTEQITSPIPVLYQSGYLTIKGYDRNFQIYRLAYPNGEVRKGFIESLLPSYVHLPAQNNTFYVVSFLRDLMKGDVESCLERTRSFFASIPNDLENKTEKHYQTIFYLLFRLMGQYVESEVKSSVGRADVVVQLQDVVYVFEFKYDGTPEEALAQIDSKQYAIPYRADGRRVVKIGVNFDSSTRTIGGWKIAKAD from the coding sequence ATGGAATTGAGTGGCAGACGCTATCCGATAGGGATACAGAATTTTGAGCAACTGCGTACGCGGAATTGTGTGTATGTGGATAAGACGGAGCTGGTGTACAAATTGGTGAATACAGACCAAATTTATTTCTTCAGCCGCCCCCGTCGGTTTGGCAAAAGCTTGCTCGTGTCTACGCTGGAGGCCTATTTCCAGGGGAAAAAGGAACTTTTCGAAGGGCTGGCTATGGAACGTCTGGAGCAGGAATGGGAGGTTTGCCCGGTGCTGCACGTTGATTTCAGCTTGACGAAATATACTGAGCTGCGTGACTTGACGGGGCAATTGAATTTGTTTTTATCTCGTTGGGAAGAAATTTACGGAAAAAAGGAAGAGGAAGAGGGGGCGGCAGAGCGTCTGCAAGGCATCATCCTGCGTGCCTACGCCAAGACCGGAAAGCCGGTTGTAGTGCTGATTGACGAGTACGATGCTCCTCTGCTTGACAGTAATTCCGATGCCCTTTTGCAACAACAGCTTCGCAACGAGATGCGCAAGTTCTTCAGTCCTCTCAAGGGGCTGGGGCAATATCTCCGTTTTCTTTTTATCACGGGTATCAGCAAGTTCAGCCAGCTGAGCATCTTCAGCGAACTGAACAATTTGCAAAATATCAGTATGCGCGATGACTTCAGTGCCCTCTGCGGCATCACCGAGGAGGAACTGCTGACGCAGTTGAAACCCGATATTGAGCGGATGGCCGAGGCTAATGATGAGACTTACGAGGAGGCATGCTTGCATTTGAAGCGGCAATATGACGGTTATCATTTCAGTAAGGCTTGTGCGGATATTTACAACCCGTTCAGCCTGTTCAATGCTTTCAATTCCAAAGAATACAAGAACTATTGGTTCTCCACGGGCACGCCTACTTTCCTGATAGATATTCTGCGCCATGCAGACTTCGATGTGCGTGCGCTGGAAGGTGTTGAGGCTACCGATGAGCAGTTTGATGCGCCTACGGAACAGATAACGAGTCCCATCCCGGTGCTCTACCAGAGCGGTTATCTGACCATTAAGGGCTATGACCGTAATTTCCAAATCTATCGTTTGGCCTATCCCAACGGTGAGGTCCGTAAAGGGTTCATTGAATCCCTGCTTCCCTCTTACGTGCACTTGCCTGCCCAGAACAACACCTTCTACGTCGTCTCTTTCCTTCGCGACTTGATGAAGGGTGATGTGGAGAGCTGCCTGGAGCGTACCCGTTCCTTCTTTGCCTCCATTCCCAATGATTTGGAGAACAAGACCGAAAAGCATTATCAGACCATTTTCTATTTGCTGTTCCGGTTGATGGGGCAATATGTGGAGTCGGAAGTGAAGAGTTCCGTAGGCCGTGCGGATGTGGTGGTGCAGTTGCAGGATGTCGTTTATGTCTTCGAGTTCAAATACGACGGTACCCCGGAAGAGGCGTTGGCTCAGATTGACAGCAAGCAGTATGCCATCCCTTACCGGGCGGACGGCAGGCGTGTGGTCAAGATTGGCGTGAATTTTGACAGTTCCACGCGGACGATTGGCGGGTGGAAAATAGCTAAAGCAGATTAG
- a CDS encoding S9 family peptidase has protein sequence MKQISIALLLCLCTLAGFAQSGKALDLKEIVSGKFTPKNISGVIPIPGDGEHYSQMNADRTQIIKYSFKTGKPVEVLFDAATARECTFKTFDSYSFAPDGSKLLIATETTPIYRHSYTAVHYIYSLKRNLDGKINNIVEKLSDGGPQQVPVFSPDGNQVAFVRDNNIFLVKLLYGNSESQVTEDGKQNEVLNGIPDWVYEEEFSFNRALEFSADSQMLAFIRFDEKDVPSYSFPLFAGQAPHFTPFEKYPGEYTYKYPKTGEVNSKVSVHTFDIKSKVTRKINVPVDADGYIPRIRFTQDPNKLAVMTLNRHQNRFDLYFADPRSTVAKLALRDESDTYIRENVFDNIIFYPENFSFVSEKSGYNHLYWYSIGGNLLKQVTAGQYEVQEFLGYDPEEGSFYFSSNEESPMRSAIYKIDRKGKKTRLSSQAGTNSAQFSANMKYYMNRYSNLDTPTVITLNDNTGKTLATLMDNAALKQEISGYDMPRKEFFTFQTSDGTTLNGWMMKPADFSAGKKYPVLMYQYSGPGSQQVLDKFSVSWETYMASQGYIVVCVDGRGTGGRGAEFAKCTYLNLGIKEAKDQVETALYMGNQPYVDKNRIGIWGWSYGGYMTIMSMSEGTPVFKAGVAVAAVTDWNYYDTVYGERFMRTPKENAEGYKASSTFTRADKLHGNLLLVHGMADDNVHFQNCAEYAEQLVQLGKQFDMQVYTNRNHSIYGGNTRLHLYTRLTNFFNKELK, from the coding sequence ATGAAACAGATAAGTATCGCACTTCTCCTCTGCCTCTGTACGCTGGCAGGTTTCGCCCAAAGTGGCAAGGCGCTCGATTTGAAAGAAATCGTATCGGGCAAGTTCACTCCGAAGAATATTTCCGGCGTTATCCCCATCCCGGGAGACGGGGAACATTATTCGCAGATGAATGCGGACAGGACACAAATCATCAAGTACTCCTTCAAAACGGGAAAACCCGTGGAAGTGCTGTTTGATGCCGCTACCGCACGCGAATGCACGTTCAAGACATTCGACAGCTACAGCTTTGCTCCGGACGGCAGCAAGCTGCTCATTGCCACCGAAACAACTCCCATCTACCGTCATTCCTATACGGCTGTGCATTACATCTACAGCCTGAAGCGCAACCTGGACGGTAAAATCAACAATATCGTGGAAAAGCTTTCGGACGGCGGCCCGCAGCAGGTGCCCGTATTTTCACCGGACGGCAACCAGGTGGCTTTTGTACGCGACAACAACATCTTCCTTGTAAAACTGCTCTACGGCAACAGCGAAAGCCAGGTGACGGAAGACGGGAAACAGAACGAGGTGCTGAACGGCATCCCCGACTGGGTTTACGAAGAGGAGTTCTCCTTCAACCGTGCGCTGGAATTCAGTGCCGACAGCCAGATGCTGGCTTTCATCCGCTTCGACGAGAAAGATGTTCCCTCCTACTCTTTCCCTCTTTTTGCCGGACAAGCCCCCCACTTCACCCCTTTCGAGAAGTATCCGGGAGAGTATACTTACAAATATCCTAAAACGGGAGAAGTAAATTCCAAAGTGTCCGTACACACCTTCGACATCAAGTCGAAAGTGACCCGCAAGATAAACGTGCCGGTAGATGCAGACGGCTATATTCCCCGCATCCGCTTTACCCAAGACCCCAACAAACTTGCCGTCATGACACTGAACCGCCATCAGAACCGGTTCGACCTATACTTTGCCGACCCTCGCAGCACGGTAGCCAAACTGGCTCTGCGTGATGAAAGCGATACCTATATCCGCGAGAATGTATTCGACAACATCATCTTCTATCCGGAAAATTTCAGTTTTGTCAGCGAAAAGAGCGGATACAACCATCTGTACTGGTATAGCATAGGCGGCAATCTGCTGAAACAAGTGACAGCCGGACAATATGAAGTGCAGGAGTTCCTGGGTTATGACCCCGAAGAAGGAAGCTTCTACTTCAGCAGCAACGAGGAAAGCCCCATGCGCAGTGCCATCTACAAGATTGACCGGAAAGGTAAAAAGACCAGACTATCGTCACAAGCCGGAACAAACAGTGCGCAGTTCAGTGCGAACATGAAGTACTATATGAACCGTTATTCCAATCTGGACACTCCGACCGTCATTACGCTGAACGACAATACCGGCAAGACTCTTGCCACCCTGATGGACAATGCGGCATTGAAGCAGGAAATCAGCGGCTATGACATGCCACGGAAGGAATTCTTCACTTTCCAGACTTCCGACGGAACCACATTGAATGGCTGGATGATGAAACCTGCCGACTTCTCTGCCGGCAAGAAATACCCGGTACTGATGTACCAGTACAGCGGCCCCGGTTCACAGCAAGTGCTTGACAAGTTCAGTGTAAGCTGGGAAACCTACATGGCATCACAAGGCTATATCGTGGTTTGCGTAGACGGGCGTGGCACCGGAGGACGGGGTGCCGAATTCGCCAAATGCACCTATCTGAACCTGGGTATCAAGGAAGCCAAAGACCAGGTGGAAACCGCCCTCTACATGGGCAACCAGCCTTATGTGGACAAAAACCGCATCGGAATCTGGGGATGGAGTTACGGTGGATACATGACCATTATGAGTATGAGTGAAGGAACACCGGTATTCAAGGCCGGAGTAGCCGTAGCTGCCGTTACCGACTGGAACTACTACGACACCGTTTATGGCGAACGCTTTATGCGCACACCGAAAGAAAACGCCGAAGGCTATAAGGCCAGTTCCACCTTTACCCGTGCCGACAAGCTTCACGGCAACCTGCTGCTGGTACACGGCATGGCAGACGACAATGTACACTTCCAGAACTGTGCCGAATATGCCGAACAACTGGTACAACTCGGCAAACAGTTCGATATGCAGGTTTACACCAACCGCAACCACAGTATCTACGGAGGAAATACCCGGTTACACCTATACACGCGGTTGACCAACTTCTTCAACAAAGAATTGAAATAA